A window of the Gemmatirosa kalamazoonensis genome harbors these coding sequences:
- a CDS encoding cytochrome c oxidase subunit 3: MSETAPLPPEERVLVPRTRPFLDVADLPDLAFGSRDIMWWGTLGFVVIEGFTLALCLMVYLYLWKNFNEWPPAGTERPTLLWPSVQLVLMLVSLPVIRRLQRAARAFDLDATRMYLAIASAFIVAFAGLRWLELRALHAKWSMNAYASAQWLVVGSHGTLIAVELIEIVGMAGIFWFSTVEKKHCSDAADVGFYWYFLVLSWIPCYVLNYLGPWVMS; the protein is encoded by the coding sequence ATGAGCGAGACCGCGCCGCTGCCGCCGGAGGAGCGCGTGCTGGTGCCCCGCACGCGGCCGTTCCTCGACGTCGCCGACCTGCCGGACCTCGCGTTCGGGTCGCGCGACATCATGTGGTGGGGGACGCTCGGCTTCGTCGTGATCGAGGGGTTCACGCTGGCGCTGTGCCTGATGGTGTACCTCTACCTGTGGAAGAACTTCAACGAATGGCCGCCCGCCGGCACGGAGCGCCCGACGCTGCTGTGGCCGAGCGTGCAGCTCGTGCTCATGCTCGTGAGCCTGCCGGTGATCCGGCGGCTACAGCGCGCGGCGCGCGCGTTCGACCTCGACGCGACGCGCATGTATCTGGCGATCGCGTCGGCGTTCATCGTCGCGTTCGCCGGGCTGCGGTGGCTCGAGCTGCGCGCGCTGCATGCGAAATGGAGCATGAACGCGTACGCGTCGGCGCAGTGGCTCGTGGTCGGCTCGCACGGGACGCTGATCGCGGTGGAGCTGATCGAGATCGTCGGCATGGCCGGGATCTTCTGGTTCTCGACGGTGGAGAAGAAGCACTGCTCGGACGCGGCGGACGTGGGGTTCTACTGGTACTTCCTCGTGCTGTCGTGGATCCCGTGCTACGTGCTGAACTACCTCGGCCCGTGGGTGATGTCGTGA
- a CDS encoding PadR family transcriptional regulator, with amino-acid sequence MPTAKPDLLHGTLDLLILRALALGALHGWAVSKRIQEMSRDVLRVNQGSLYPALYRLEDRGWITGDDGTSPEGRRIKLYRLTAAGRRQLTQEVAAWRLFSGAVENVLGTT; translated from the coding sequence ATGCCCACCGCGAAGCCCGACCTGCTGCACGGCACGCTCGACCTGCTCATCCTCCGCGCGCTCGCCCTCGGCGCGCTCCACGGATGGGCGGTGTCGAAGCGCATCCAGGAGATGTCGCGCGACGTGCTGCGCGTGAATCAGGGATCGCTCTACCCCGCCCTGTACCGCCTCGAGGACCGCGGGTGGATCACCGGGGACGACGGCACCTCGCCCGAGGGACGGCGCATCAAGCTGTACCGCCTGACGGCCGCCGGCCGGCGCCAGCTCACGCAGGAGGTCGCGGCGTGGCGGCTGTTCTCCGGCGCCGTGGAGAACGTGCTCGGCACCACCTGA
- a CDS encoding ABC transporter permease: MQWLRRWMRRARVVLAREAFERRIDDEMRHHIECETAERVRQGLSPDAARAAALRDFGRVERFKEEARAARGLRLLESALVDARWATRVLRRAPLLTTATALTFALGIGAATAIFSVVYGVLLRPLPYRHPAQLVMVWERDAARRGGTNVVSVRNFEAWRVRSRSFEALAALVPKPVTLPAYDGGAAEHVLGAEVSAEYFALLGATPAVGRVFGPRDVAAGASDVIVLSDALWRTRFGGDRGIIGHAVRIEDRDYTIAGVMPPGFQPPRVGWLQEQAFWVPLVPTPQQRSWGRFLLVLGRLRPAVTAAQAATEMAAVSARLAREEPDDRGWTATVVPLAEQMTGDVRTALVVLLGTVALLAAMAVTNVAMLTLARMRRHRHELAMRRALGASRARLMRQLLTQSMLLGAAGAVAGVGVALAGVRLLVRLLPPDLPRAADIRVDAPVLLFGLAAAVAATLVFGCVGALGGSAGGTATHIASSMRERTTARRRRSAGPLVVTEVALGLVLAALAALMTRSFVALRHVDLGFRAEHVVTARVALSGERYASPARQRAFYAELLGRVRALPGVRAAGLTNTRPLGGLGPATTVSDAARPRSPDAPVADVRFVDREYFAALRIPVVGGVPFDARERPDGVPRVVVNEALTRTLWPGARAVGRRVRLAMFDGIEAEVVGVVGDVRLMDPHASPRPTAYLSAERFPDGTRDLVVRVDGAPATALASLRATLAALDPTLPLYAARTLDELVDDAVARDRFTTLLLGAFATLALLLAAVGIFGVLSSDVADRRAELGIRFALGARRSAVLLDVVRRAVARAALGVALGTAAALVLARSMTALLFGVGAADAVSFVTVGALLLAVAAAAALLPALHAARVSPVTAMRHGPD, translated from the coding sequence ATGCAGTGGCTGCGGCGGTGGATGCGCCGAGCGCGCGTGGTGCTCGCGCGCGAGGCGTTCGAGCGGCGCATTGACGACGAGATGCGCCACCACATCGAGTGCGAGACGGCCGAACGCGTCAGGCAGGGACTGTCGCCCGATGCGGCGCGCGCCGCGGCGCTGCGCGACTTCGGGCGCGTGGAGCGGTTCAAGGAGGAGGCGCGCGCCGCGCGCGGGCTGCGGCTCCTCGAGAGCGCGCTCGTCGACGCGCGGTGGGCGACGCGCGTGCTGCGCCGCGCCCCGCTGCTCACGACGGCGACCGCGCTCACGTTCGCGTTAGGCATCGGCGCGGCCACCGCGATCTTCAGCGTCGTGTACGGCGTGCTGCTGCGCCCCCTGCCGTACCGCCACCCCGCGCAGCTGGTGATGGTGTGGGAGCGCGACGCGGCGCGCCGCGGCGGCACGAACGTCGTCTCGGTGAGGAACTTCGAGGCGTGGCGCGTCCGGTCACGCTCGTTCGAGGCCCTCGCGGCGCTCGTGCCGAAGCCGGTCACGCTCCCGGCGTACGACGGCGGCGCCGCGGAGCACGTGCTCGGCGCGGAGGTGTCGGCGGAGTACTTCGCGCTGCTCGGCGCGACGCCGGCGGTGGGACGCGTGTTCGGGCCCCGCGACGTCGCCGCGGGCGCGAGCGACGTGATCGTGCTCAGCGACGCGCTCTGGCGCACGCGCTTCGGCGGCGACCGCGGCATCATCGGCCACGCCGTGCGGATCGAGGACCGCGATTACACGATCGCCGGCGTGATGCCGCCCGGCTTCCAGCCCCCGCGTGTGGGGTGGCTGCAGGAGCAGGCGTTCTGGGTGCCGCTGGTGCCGACGCCGCAGCAGCGCTCGTGGGGCCGGTTCCTGCTCGTGCTCGGGCGATTGCGGCCGGCCGTCACCGCGGCGCAGGCGGCGACGGAGATGGCGGCGGTGAGCGCGCGGCTCGCGCGCGAGGAGCCCGACGACCGCGGCTGGACGGCGACGGTGGTGCCGCTGGCCGAGCAGATGACGGGCGACGTGCGCACGGCGCTCGTCGTGCTGCTCGGCACCGTGGCGCTGCTCGCGGCGATGGCGGTGACGAACGTGGCGATGCTCACGCTCGCGCGCATGCGGCGGCACCGCCACGAGCTCGCGATGCGGCGCGCGTTGGGCGCGTCGCGCGCGCGGCTGATGCGGCAGCTCCTCACGCAGAGCATGCTGCTCGGGGCCGCGGGCGCGGTGGCCGGCGTCGGCGTCGCGCTCGCCGGCGTGCGGCTGCTGGTGCGACTCCTGCCGCCCGACCTGCCCCGCGCGGCCGACATCCGCGTCGACGCGCCGGTGCTGCTGTTCGGGCTCGCGGCGGCCGTCGCGGCGACGCTCGTGTTCGGGTGCGTTGGCGCGCTCGGCGGCTCGGCGGGCGGCACGGCGACACACATCGCGTCGTCGATGCGCGAGCGCACGACGGCGCGCCGCCGGCGCAGCGCCGGACCGCTCGTGGTGACGGAGGTGGCGCTCGGCCTCGTGCTCGCCGCGCTCGCGGCGCTGATGACGCGCAGCTTCGTCGCCCTGCGGCACGTGGACCTCGGGTTCCGCGCCGAGCACGTCGTCACCGCGCGCGTCGCGCTGAGCGGCGAGCGGTACGCGTCGCCGGCGCGGCAGCGCGCGTTCTACGCCGAGCTGCTCGGGCGGGTGCGCGCGCTCCCGGGCGTGCGGGCGGCGGGGCTGACGAACACGCGGCCGTTAGGCGGCCTCGGTCCCGCGACGACGGTGTCCGATGCCGCGCGTCCCAGGTCGCCGGACGCGCCCGTCGCCGACGTGCGGTTCGTGGACCGCGAGTACTTCGCCGCGCTGCGCATCCCGGTCGTCGGCGGCGTGCCGTTCGACGCGCGTGAGCGCCCGGACGGCGTGCCGCGCGTGGTCGTGAACGAGGCGCTGACACGGACGCTGTGGCCCGGCGCGCGTGCGGTCGGCCGGCGCGTGCGTCTGGCGATGTTCGACGGCATCGAGGCCGAGGTGGTCGGCGTCGTGGGCGACGTGCGCCTCATGGATCCGCACGCCTCGCCCCGTCCGACGGCGTATCTCTCGGCGGAGCGGTTCCCCGACGGCACGCGCGACCTCGTGGTGCGCGTGGACGGTGCGCCGGCGACCGCGCTCGCCTCGCTGCGCGCGACGCTCGCCGCGCTGGACCCGACGCTGCCGCTGTACGCGGCGCGCACGCTCGACGAGCTCGTGGACGACGCGGTGGCGCGCGACCGCTTCACGACGCTGCTGCTCGGCGCGTTCGCGACGCTGGCGCTGCTGCTCGCGGCGGTCGGGATCTTCGGCGTGCTGTCGTCGGACGTCGCGGACCGACGGGCCGAGCTGGGCATCCGCTTCGCGCTCGGCGCGCGTCGGTCGGCGGTGCTGCTCGACGTGGTACGGCGGGCGGTGGCGCGCGCGGCGTTGGGCGTCGCGCTCGGCACCGCGGCGGCGCTCGTGCTCGCGCGGTCGATGACGGCGCTGCTGTTCGGCGTCGGCGCGGCGGACGCGGTGTCGTTCGTGACCGTCGGCGCGCTGCTGCTCGCGGTCGCGGCGGCGGCCGCGCTGCTGCCGGCACTGCACGCGGCGCGGGTGTCGCCGGTCACGGCGATGCGGCACGGGCCGGACTGA
- a CDS encoding c-type cytochrome has translation MAASALLLAACELPNAEARREAAALTGGDPSYGPPLMRKYGCQACHTIPGVAGADGLVGPPLSGIASRSYIGGVLPNTPENMMKWIMNPKGVDSLTAMPNTGVTDSDVRHIAAYLYTLR, from the coding sequence GTGGCTGCGTCGGCCCTGCTGCTCGCGGCCTGCGAGCTGCCTAACGCCGAAGCGCGGCGCGAGGCGGCGGCGCTGACCGGCGGCGACCCGTCGTACGGACCGCCGCTGATGCGGAAGTACGGGTGCCAGGCGTGCCACACGATTCCCGGCGTGGCCGGCGCGGACGGGCTGGTGGGCCCGCCGCTCTCGGGGATCGCGAGCCGCAGCTACATCGGCGGCGTGCTGCCGAACACGCCGGAGAACATGATGAAGTGGATCATGAACCCGAAGGGCGTGGACTCGCTGACGGCGATGCCGAACACCGGCGTGACCGACTCGGACGTGCGGCACATCGCCGCCTACCTCTACACGCTCCGATGA
- a CDS encoding formate/nitrite transporter family protein produces the protein MAGKNEESQQSGASEDDEQQSEAMERQSASPDVVYEAIRLEGEEELQRPSAALFWSGLAAGLAMGFSFLAQALLQAAIPPAPWRHAVAVLGYTVGFIFVVMGRQQLFTENTLTPVLPLLRDVTKLPNVLRLWGIVLVANLLGGALFAWVLGHTELVGADVHAELRAMAHEVVAPRAAVIFLRAIYAGWLVALMVWLLPGAESARLAAIVVPTYLIALAHFAHSIAGSVDVFYLVLGAQASWGDYIHFFVPTLLGNVLGGVTLVALLNHGQVKAGEGGGG, from the coding sequence GTGGCCGGGAAGAACGAGGAGTCCCAACAGTCGGGAGCGTCGGAAGACGACGAGCAGCAGTCGGAGGCGATGGAGCGGCAGTCGGCGAGCCCCGACGTGGTCTACGAGGCCATCCGGCTCGAGGGGGAGGAGGAGCTCCAGCGGCCCTCGGCGGCGCTGTTCTGGTCGGGGCTCGCCGCCGGGCTCGCGATGGGCTTCTCGTTCCTCGCCCAGGCGTTGCTCCAGGCGGCCATCCCGCCCGCCCCGTGGCGCCACGCCGTCGCGGTGCTCGGCTACACCGTCGGCTTCATCTTCGTCGTCATGGGGCGGCAGCAGCTGTTCACCGAGAACACGCTGACCCCCGTGCTGCCGCTGCTGCGCGACGTCACGAAGCTGCCTAACGTGCTCCGCCTGTGGGGCATCGTGCTCGTCGCGAACCTGCTCGGCGGCGCGCTGTTCGCCTGGGTGCTCGGCCACACGGAGCTCGTCGGCGCGGACGTCCACGCGGAGCTCCGCGCCATGGCGCACGAGGTCGTCGCGCCGCGCGCCGCCGTCATCTTTCTCCGCGCGATCTACGCCGGGTGGCTCGTCGCGCTCATGGTCTGGCTGCTTCCCGGCGCCGAGTCGGCGCGCCTCGCGGCGATCGTCGTGCCGACCTATCTCATCGCGCTCGCGCACTTCGCGCACAGCATCGCCGGCTCGGTCGACGTGTTTTACCTCGTGCTCGGCGCGCAGGCGTCGTGGGGCGACTATATACATTTCTTTGTGCCGACACTGCTGGGCAACGTGCTCGGCGGCGTTACTCTGGTGGCTCTACTGAACCACGGGCAGGTGAAGGCGGGCGAGGGCGGGGGCGGGTGA
- the coxB gene encoding cytochrome c oxidase subunit II → MSGTSQGRRAGAHEERRGSARALLRSCPPALLLGACRGATYQSVLEPKGPQSARVHDLWRFALIVATVVFVLTVLATLWAAWAGARRRRAGLPPDLVDERGMTRGVTIATVATVAILMTFLVYDLSVGRTTTRAPSRNALTIEVTGHQWWWEVTYADPSPRGRFTTANEIHIPVGRPVVFVLNASDVIHSFWVPNLSGKRDLIPGRTTSLWFQADTPGVYRGQCAEFCGYQHAKMALFVVAEPPAQYAAWAQAAMSQAPPPSDPAAVRGQQVFMKSSCALCHNIEGTPAGSHAGPDLTHLASRRTIAAGTLRNTRGNLAGWIVDPQRIKPGANMPPNQLSPSDLEALLTYLQSLR, encoded by the coding sequence ATGAGCGGAACCTCCCAGGGTAGGAGGGCAGGAGCGCACGAGGAGAGGAGAGGGTCTGCTCGTGCCCTGCTGCGCTCGTGCCCTCCTGCCCTGCTGTTAGGCGCGTGCCGCGGCGCGACGTACCAGTCGGTGCTCGAGCCGAAGGGGCCGCAGTCGGCGCGCGTGCACGACCTGTGGCGGTTCGCCCTGATCGTCGCGACGGTGGTGTTCGTGCTCACGGTCCTCGCGACGCTGTGGGCGGCGTGGGCCGGCGCACGGCGGCGGCGTGCCGGACTGCCGCCGGACCTCGTGGACGAGCGCGGGATGACGCGCGGCGTGACCATCGCCACGGTGGCGACGGTCGCCATCCTGATGACGTTCCTCGTCTATGACCTGTCGGTGGGGCGCACGACCACCCGCGCCCCGAGCCGCAACGCGCTGACGATCGAGGTGACCGGACACCAGTGGTGGTGGGAGGTGACGTACGCCGACCCGTCGCCGCGCGGCCGGTTCACGACGGCGAACGAGATTCACATCCCGGTGGGACGGCCGGTGGTGTTCGTGCTGAACGCGTCGGACGTGATCCACTCGTTCTGGGTGCCGAACCTGTCGGGCAAGCGGGATCTCATCCCCGGGCGCACGACGTCGCTGTGGTTCCAGGCCGACACGCCGGGCGTGTACCGCGGGCAGTGCGCGGAGTTCTGCGGCTACCAGCACGCGAAGATGGCGCTGTTCGTCGTCGCCGAGCCGCCGGCGCAGTACGCGGCGTGGGCGCAGGCGGCGATGTCGCAGGCGCCGCCGCCGAGCGACCCGGCAGCGGTGCGCGGCCAGCAGGTGTTCATGAAGAGCTCCTGCGCGCTGTGCCACAACATCGAGGGGACGCCCGCCGGGTCGCACGCCGGCCCGGACCTCACGCACCTCGCGAGCCGCCGCACGATCGCCGCGGGAACGCTGCGCAACACGCGCGGCAACCTCGCGGGGTGGATCGTCGACCCGCAGCGGATCAAGCCGGGGGCGAACATGCCGCCGAACCAGCTCTCGCCCTCGGATCTCGAGGCGCTGTTGACCTATCTCCAGTCGCTCCGATGA
- the ctaD gene encoding cytochrome c oxidase subunit I produces MTTVAIPDLPERRGRDEAEERAELAITWRPRPGLWGWLTAVDHKSIAKRYVATCLLWFLLAGVNAALMRLQLSRPENHLLGPDTYNQVFTVHGSAMMFLFAVPIMTAMALYLVPLMVGTRDLAYPRLNQFGYYTFLIGGLLLFASFYLNMGPDAGWFMYTPLSGPQQSPGHRVDVWAQMVTFTEIAGLVAAVEVIVTVFKLRAPGMSLNRIPLYVWSALVISFMIVFAMPSVAIASTLMLAMDRLVATQFFNHAEGGDPLLWQHMFWFFAHPEVYIMFIPGLGFVSSIVETFTGRKIFGYPVMVLSLFLTGFVAFGLWVHHMFATSIPQLGQTFFTAASVLIAVPSGVQIFCWIATIWSGRPRFTTAMMFALGFIVVFTIGGLTGVMVASVPFDLQVHDTYFVVAHFHYVIIGGVLFPLFGAFYYWFPKMFGRLMDERLGKWQFWLFFIGVNVTFFPMHLLGLDGMPRRVYTYLPETGWGDLNMLATVGSWIIAASVIVFLVNVLKSVRGGAIAGANPWGAASLEWATESPPPPWNFTRLPAVESRTPLWSAETHAELPVVTGLRTDRREFLVTSALDAVPESRHELPEESIWPLVMAVGIGVTFIGAIFRFYMYGVGFAWCMAAFAGWAWPRGTKPEDELESKKHRRTVVAEPNAPAVTPVALRTEGLRTEGGTR; encoded by the coding sequence ATGACGACCGTCGCAATTCCCGACCTTCCGGAACGACGCGGGCGCGACGAGGCCGAGGAGCGGGCCGAGCTCGCGATCACGTGGCGGCCGCGCCCCGGCCTCTGGGGGTGGCTCACGGCCGTCGACCACAAGTCGATCGCGAAGCGCTACGTCGCGACGTGCCTGCTGTGGTTCCTGCTCGCCGGCGTGAACGCGGCGCTGATGCGGCTGCAGCTGTCGCGGCCGGAGAACCATCTGTTAGGCCCCGACACGTACAACCAGGTCTTCACGGTCCACGGCTCGGCGATGATGTTCCTGTTCGCCGTGCCGATCATGACGGCGATGGCGCTCTACCTCGTGCCGCTCATGGTCGGCACGCGCGACCTCGCGTATCCGCGGCTGAACCAGTTCGGCTACTACACGTTCCTCATCGGCGGGCTGCTCCTGTTCGCGTCGTTCTACCTGAACATGGGGCCCGACGCGGGGTGGTTCATGTACACGCCGCTGTCCGGGCCGCAGCAGTCGCCGGGGCACCGCGTCGACGTGTGGGCGCAGATGGTGACGTTCACCGAGATCGCGGGGCTCGTCGCGGCGGTCGAGGTCATCGTCACCGTGTTCAAGCTGCGCGCGCCGGGGATGTCGCTGAACCGCATCCCACTCTACGTGTGGTCGGCGCTCGTCATCTCGTTCATGATCGTGTTCGCGATGCCGAGCGTGGCGATCGCGAGCACGCTGATGCTGGCGATGGACCGGCTGGTGGCGACGCAGTTCTTCAACCACGCCGAGGGGGGCGACCCGCTGCTCTGGCAGCACATGTTCTGGTTCTTCGCCCACCCCGAGGTCTACATCATGTTCATCCCGGGGCTCGGGTTCGTCTCGTCGATCGTGGAGACGTTCACGGGGCGGAAGATCTTCGGCTACCCGGTGATGGTGCTGTCGCTGTTCCTCACCGGCTTCGTCGCGTTCGGGCTGTGGGTGCACCACATGTTCGCGACGTCGATCCCGCAGCTCGGGCAGACGTTCTTCACCGCGGCGAGCGTGCTGATCGCGGTGCCGAGCGGGGTGCAGATCTTCTGCTGGATCGCGACGATCTGGTCGGGGCGGCCGCGATTCACGACGGCGATGATGTTCGCGCTCGGCTTCATCGTCGTGTTCACGATCGGCGGGCTGACGGGCGTGATGGTCGCCTCGGTGCCGTTCGACCTGCAGGTGCACGACACGTACTTCGTCGTCGCGCACTTCCACTACGTCATCATCGGCGGCGTGCTGTTCCCGCTGTTCGGCGCGTTCTACTACTGGTTCCCGAAGATGTTCGGCCGGCTGATGGACGAGCGGCTCGGGAAGTGGCAGTTCTGGCTGTTCTTCATCGGCGTGAACGTGACGTTCTTCCCGATGCACCTGCTGGGGCTCGACGGGATGCCGCGCCGCGTCTACACGTACCTGCCGGAGACGGGGTGGGGCGATCTCAACATGCTCGCCACGGTGGGGTCGTGGATCATCGCGGCGAGCGTGATCGTGTTCCTCGTGAACGTGCTGAAGAGCGTCCGCGGCGGCGCGATCGCGGGGGCGAACCCGTGGGGCGCGGCGTCGCTCGAGTGGGCGACCGAGTCGCCGCCGCCGCCGTGGAACTTCACGCGCCTGCCGGCCGTGGAGAGCCGCACGCCGCTGTGGTCGGCCGAGACGCACGCGGAGCTGCCGGTAGTGACGGGGCTGCGCACCGACCGGCGCGAGTTCCTCGTGACGAGCGCGCTCGACGCGGTGCCGGAGAGCCGGCACGAGCTCCCCGAGGAGTCGATCTGGCCGCTCGTCATGGCGGTAGGGATCGGCGTGACGTTCATCGGCGCCATCTTCCGGTTCTACATGTACGGCGTCGGGTTCGCGTGGTGCATGGCGGCGTTCGCCGGCTGGGCGTGGCCGCGCGGCACGAAGCCGGAGGACGAGCTGGAGTCGAAGAAGCACCGGCGCACCGTCGTCGCCGAGCCTAACGCGCCGGCCGTGACGCCCGTGGCGCTGCGGACGGAGGGGCTGCGGACGGAGGGAGGGACGCGATGA
- a CDS encoding c-type cytochrome, whose product MRRFRESPPSAQPAGLVRVSTLQPGPVLDSAHLGNIYQENAYAVTQGQRLFGWYNCAGCHANGGGGMGPALTDDQWIYGSAPEQIYQTIAEGRPNGMPSWGGRIPTPQIWMIVAYVRSLSGLTPSWSRSARQDHLMNTPGSQSLQHAETPKMSTPGSGAEMPTTSPQASKPMAPAAASTTPGTTKPARP is encoded by the coding sequence GTGCGCCGCTTCCGCGAGTCGCCGCCGAGCGCGCAGCCGGCGGGTCTCGTGCGCGTGAGCACGCTGCAGCCGGGCCCCGTCCTCGACTCGGCGCACCTCGGCAACATCTATCAGGAGAACGCGTACGCGGTGACGCAGGGGCAGCGGCTGTTCGGCTGGTACAACTGCGCCGGCTGCCATGCGAACGGCGGCGGCGGCATGGGGCCGGCGCTCACCGACGACCAGTGGATCTACGGCAGCGCGCCGGAGCAGATCTACCAGACGATCGCCGAGGGGCGGCCTAACGGGATGCCGTCGTGGGGCGGGCGCATCCCGACGCCGCAGATCTGGATGATCGTCGCGTACGTGCGGTCGCTCTCCGGGCTCACGCCGTCGTGGTCGCGCAGCGCGCGGCAGGACCACCTGATGAACACGCCGGGCTCGCAGTCGCTGCAGCACGCGGAGACGCCGAAGATGTCGACGCCGGGGAGCGGCGCCGAGATGCCGACGACGTCGCCGCAGGCGTCGAAGCCGATGGCACCGGCGGCCGCGAGCACCACGCCCGGAACCACGAAGCCGGCCCGGCCATGA
- a CDS encoding methanol/ethanol family PQQ-dependent dehydrogenase, with protein sequence MIGITLVSVIPAACTRERERALTTREAKVPALPPASGPRASVTLEADDGQWTRPSKTYDGIRFSGLDQINTTNVKQLRPAWTFSTSVLRGHEEAPLIVNNTMYLVTPFPNILYALDLTQPGAPVKWQYEPKPESAAQGVACCDVVNRGPAYDNGRIYYNTLDNHVVAVDANTGKEVWKTRVGDINMGETMTMAPLVVKGKVLVGNSGGEMGVRGWLKALDAGSGKVLWTAYTTGPDADVLIGPRFKPFYADHKGKDLGVSTWPGTTWKIGGGSVWGWLTYDPAANLVYYGAANPGPWNPGQRPGDNKWTSTIFARDPDTGEAVWAYQMSPHDLHDYDGVNESLLIDVPWKGTVRHALLHPDRNGYVYLMDRLTGEVLSAEPFVHITTTKGVDLKSGRLQYIEGMDAGIGKVTRDMCPAPPGGKDWQPSSFSPRTGLAYIPHQNLCYDAEGLEANYIAGTPYVGMNVKMKAGPGDPANHRGELTAWDPVNMRPAWKITESFPVWSGTLVTAGDVVFYGTMDGWFKAVDARNGQQLWQFKVSSGIIGQPVAYRGPDGKQYVAVVAGVGGWSGAIVAGGLDARDSTAALGFVAAMADLPQKTTKGGTLYVFSLP encoded by the coding sequence ATGATTGGGATCACACTAGTCAGTGTGATCCCGGCCGCCTGCACGCGCGAGCGGGAACGCGCGCTCACGACGCGGGAGGCGAAGGTCCCCGCACTGCCGCCGGCGAGCGGCCCGCGCGCGAGCGTCACGCTCGAAGCCGACGACGGCCAGTGGACGCGGCCGTCGAAGACGTACGACGGCATCCGCTTCAGCGGGCTCGATCAGATCAACACGACGAACGTGAAGCAGCTGCGGCCCGCGTGGACGTTCTCGACGAGCGTGCTGCGCGGCCACGAGGAGGCGCCGCTCATCGTGAACAACACGATGTACCTGGTGACGCCGTTCCCGAACATCCTGTACGCGCTCGACCTCACGCAGCCGGGCGCGCCGGTGAAGTGGCAGTACGAGCCGAAGCCGGAGAGCGCGGCGCAGGGCGTGGCGTGCTGCGACGTGGTGAACCGCGGCCCGGCGTACGACAACGGCCGCATCTACTACAACACGCTCGACAACCACGTCGTGGCGGTCGACGCGAACACGGGCAAGGAAGTGTGGAAGACGCGCGTCGGCGACATCAACATGGGCGAGACCATGACGATGGCGCCGCTCGTCGTGAAGGGGAAAGTCCTCGTCGGCAACTCGGGCGGCGAGATGGGCGTGCGTGGGTGGCTCAAGGCGCTCGACGCGGGGAGCGGCAAGGTGCTGTGGACCGCGTACACGACGGGGCCCGACGCGGACGTGCTGATCGGGCCGCGCTTCAAGCCGTTCTACGCCGATCACAAGGGCAAGGACCTCGGCGTGTCGACGTGGCCGGGGACGACGTGGAAGATCGGCGGCGGCAGCGTGTGGGGCTGGCTGACGTACGACCCGGCGGCGAACCTCGTGTACTACGGCGCGGCGAACCCGGGCCCGTGGAACCCGGGGCAGCGGCCGGGCGACAACAAGTGGACGTCGACGATCTTCGCGCGCGACCCGGACACGGGCGAGGCGGTGTGGGCGTATCAGATGAGCCCCCACGACCTGCACGACTACGACGGCGTGAACGAGAGCCTGCTCATCGACGTGCCGTGGAAGGGGACCGTTAGGCACGCGCTGCTGCACCCGGATCGCAACGGCTACGTCTATCTCATGGACCGGCTGACGGGCGAGGTGCTCTCCGCCGAGCCGTTCGTGCACATCACGACGACGAAGGGCGTCGACCTGAAGTCGGGGCGGCTGCAGTACATCGAGGGGATGGACGCGGGGATCGGCAAGGTGACGCGCGACATGTGCCCCGCGCCGCCGGGCGGCAAGGACTGGCAGCCGTCGTCGTTCTCGCCGCGCACGGGGCTCGCCTACATCCCGCACCAGAACCTCTGCTACGACGCCGAGGGGCTCGAGGCGAACTACATCGCCGGGACGCCGTACGTCGGCATGAACGTGAAGATGAAGGCGGGGCCCGGCGATCCGGCGAACCACCGCGGCGAGCTGACGGCGTGGGACCCGGTGAACATGCGCCCGGCGTGGAAGATCACCGAGAGCTTCCCGGTGTGGAGCGGCACGCTGGTCACCGCGGGCGACGTCGTGTTCTACGGCACGATGGACGGGTGGTTCAAGGCGGTGGACGCGCGCAACGGCCAGCAGCTCTGGCAGTTCAAGGTGAGCTCGGGGATCATCGGCCAGCCGGTCGCGTACCGCGGACCGGACGGCAAGCAGTACGTCGCCGTCGTCGCCGGCGTCGGCGGGTGGTCGGGCGCGATCGTCGCCGGGGGACTCGACGCGCGGGACTCGACGGCGGCGCTGGGCTTCGTGGCCGCGATGGCCGACCTGCCGCAGAAGACGACCAAGGGAGGGACGCTCTATGTGTTCAGCCTTCCGTGA